The DNA window TACTGAATTGATTGCTTGTGATGTTTAGATTTAAAATTGGGAAATTTAGCTCGTCCCTCAAAAAAGTTTTTGTAAGCTCTATCTAAGTTTATAGCTACACATTGAAGAACCGATGAGTAGCAATCTTCTTTGAGTTGAGGTAACATTCCCTTATAGGATGATAATTTTAGGCTTTTACCAGTTTCTTGATAGTGCTGAATACAGGCATTTAAGGCAAAATTCCAATACCACCTTGCACAGCCATAAGATTTAGCCAATGCTAATTCCTGTTCTGGTGTTGGATAGAGTCTAACCTTTGTAGCCTTCAGCACTTTAAATCACCTCCTTTTTTTTAATTATAACCAATTATTGAACATTCTAGTCCCTGACAGCAATTCTGTTACTGAGCCTGTCGAAGTATCCCACGCTGCCCTAACGGGTCAGTCGTGGGGCACTCTTTGCGGAAGAAGCTAAATCTAAGACACCCTTTTCGGTTCCCGGTTTGGGAATAGCAATCACAGGACGGGCGGTATAATATTCGGGTTCAGAATAGGGAACTACCACGTTTAAACCATCAACTCCACCTCGGAGGAAAATCACAATTAAGCGTTTTGAGGAGGGAGAAGCTGCTAAACTTTTAGCAATCCATCCCTGAGTGCCCCAAGTTGCGATCGCTGATGTTCCTACAATTCCAACAAATTTTAAAAATTGCCGTCTATCCATGATTTTAGCCTCATTAAAAAGGGCGGGAAGGGGGATAAATCTTGTTAATTGAGTTAGGAGAATGATTTAATATTAAGGAGACAATGTTAACGGTTATTTAGTATTCCCATAAGATAGCACAAAACCGGAACTTTGAGAGGAGAAGTCAAATGATTTTAAAACGAGGTGAGATCGGGGCGAAGGTTCGAGAAATTCAATATCAGTTAGAACGTTTAGGCTATAATATTGGGCGGTTTGGAATGCCCTTTGATGAACAGTTAGAAGCAACAATCAAAGCGTTTCAAGAAGAAATGGAATTACCCGTTGATGGGAGAGTTGGGGAGACAACTCGCCTGAAAATTCAATCGGCTGTAGCAGCTATTGAAAATTCTACGGATGTTAATCAAAATTCAGCCTATTCTAATCAACTTCAACATCCTCCTGTTGCTAATGAATTAGGCGATTTTATTAACGGAAATTGGCAACAATGGCAAGTTATTTGTTCTCAAACTTTAAATGCTCGCAGTGGCCCTGGATTTAACTATTCTATTGATATGCGTTTCCCTACGGGTACGGTGTTGATGCTGCATCCTGAGT is part of the Planktothrix serta PCC 8927 genome and encodes:
- a CDS encoding helix-turn-helix domain-containing protein, which produces MLKATKVRLYPTPEQELALAKSYGCARWYWNFALNACIQHYQETGKSLKLSSYKGMLPQLKEDCYSSVLQCVAINLDRAYKNFFEGRAKFPNFKSKHHKQSIQ
- a CDS encoding peptidoglycan-binding domain-containing protein — its product is MILKRGEIGAKVREIQYQLERLGYNIGRFGMPFDEQLEATIKAFQEEMELPVDGRVGETTRLKIQSAVAAIENSTDVNQNSAYSNQLQHPPVANELGDFINGNWQQWQVICSQTLNARSGPGFNYSIDMRFPTGTVLMLHPEYRYPIKFDQVGKPWLVISYQGGAFFIRANQRFIKPMI
- a CDS encoding DUF1501 domain-containing protein; translated protein: MDRRQFLKFVGIVGTSAIATWGTQGWIAKSLAASPSSKRLIVIFLRGGVDGLNVVVPYSEPEYYTARPVIAIPKPGTEKGVLDLASSAKSAPRLTR